Proteins from a genomic interval of Rickettsia sp. Oklahoma-10:
- a CDS encoding autotransporter domain-containing protein, with protein sequence MSKLIEQNPLKKSRFLKYSLLASISSVGAIMTVPFEGIASSEHINLNVIERGDNGLLPPVINNKFERVKSFGTADNKRKRPPTRRKTLVGNETTEQNQNTYNPEPTEQPTVSSTSSSFVTAPNTPSTTPIFLTPSTSPEHIYTTAPGTQYEPTTHATPNNQHAVAGHKQFNPAAVQRRLSFSEPQQIGQAITTIKPVLPPKPTTLETTAGIINHISKYNENAKSKLSTIITAIETSDKKVKQAAQKIKSRIASDQKKIQKVESQAKNIEKEIRILVKANTSLQDGNNGIKSDNERAKHKTQITKNIEKIKQFEKKLTDKKNEADKLSQEIDSLVNELVLTKPQEKAPVTETTIAGPFLNQQRKLDVFNQQQRVNAVRKAVVDKKKAQAEQVKRNSADTKKLIAQIKQAQLEQNQQHIAEERKRKLDKRETIKIENKSKADKVRKEKTLLQKIKLTKTEEEKKTANDKKVRTIAEKTRKERNKQAEKAEEIRNIKLTVSEQLTQMLDYKKKVQEAEKIEAKNKVSAKIKKELKNIEKLVSKAEKTVSDLETETSRTALRAMQDKMNDYSKQLYKIEDKIKLLTPVVYNSKDSIYKQPPKAKPDMLLTSRIQGTLGKQLDEKDGYLVPNQAHSQIYTTVLPDQTVVDLKSMDLGFVSLGKETDTDVGFNPSWGEGTYLQVGKEPSSEVAALKALGYQDNINQQLDTIARADSIEHPILFQNLLKDLERKKQEAQLVAEQAIVHVTHNPNDNKAKEQAALVSKLLEKYNTDIKLVKKALEDNKENNRRNNNIQKPLEHLDPVLEAKLVPLREYDAVPEESQKLIASKRDTEGQYFVLEDNPKPEKLTIEHMAPQKKQSQLEQDIEAIDSLFQSAIYSDTGCSELSRSSSVDNINSVSSGIDSNDSTTSIRNKIAVLQAYQIAVTVKRQELEQLPSTSSGVDQTSQQIKELKEEELTMHDIINACIADPSKLNNVSLEEINDALKKVSAGSSRSVINILESKDLEDPDSTLDATSQKMLSSNNDDTTINSLQSEEKQSSEDEESIDTGIQKAEDKGLPATLPISSNEYKLILSDDSEDEDNDYDSGIGSESEDNDYDSGIASESEDNDHDSGIGSESEDNDYDSGIASESEDNDHDSGIGSESEDELVDQLPDDSREDNLTTTEFDTVTSLKQEVIEEAKKSIAAIAPTLNQGVQVVKNISKSILSARLDSSEALNAVASGDEEDFRIKRGLWIRGMYGTNNHGRVDNMTGYRGINKAATIGFDIEIDNNIVGIAYSNVYSVFKFKNSKNNDKEFIKSHVVSIYGQKELPKNFLVQALVSASKNFIKDKTTYSYGGIKIRSNVKHRNHSYNAEALLNYNYLVKNNLIITPNIGLRYGKSRDGVYNETGINVQEIALTMKENNILSGIVGTKVKVPLKDALKFHNLGLIFQGAVEHNFKEKTQRINRVVKIFDNTFKQNYLIPKQAKTSYNLGAGVMGIIKNTTISLDYNYYLNKHYRSHQGSIKLKVNL encoded by the coding sequence ATGAGTAAGTTAATAGAACAAAACCCGCTTAAAAAATCAAGATTTTTAAAATATTCTCTGCTTGCCTCCATCTCATCAGTAGGAGCAATAATGACAGTACCTTTTGAGGGTATCGCGAGTAGTGAACATATTAATTTAAATGTTATTGAAAGAGGAGATAATGGTTTATTACCACCTGTAATAAATAATAAATTTGAGCGTGTTAAGTCTTTTGGTACTGCTGATAATAAGAGAAAAAGGCCTCCTACTAGAAGGAAAACATTAGTAGGTAATGAAACAACAGAACAAAATCAAAATACTTATAATCCTGAACCGACAGAGCAACCTACTGTTAGCTCAACTTCAAGTAGCTTTGTCACTGCACCTAACACCCCAAGTACTACACCAATATTTTTAACTCCGTCAACATCACCGGAACATATTTATACTACAGCACCTGGCACTCAGTATGAACCTACCACGCATGCTACTCCAAATAATCAACATGCAGTAGCAGGTCATAAACAGTTCAACCCAGCAGCAGTACAAAGAAGATTATCGTTTAGTGAGCCACAACAGATAGGGCAAGCTATTACAACGATTAAACCCGTACTTCCTCCAAAACCAACCACACTTGAAACTACAGCAGGAATTATAAATCATATATCTAAGTATAATGAAAACGCAAAAAGCAAGTTAAGTACGATAATAACAGCTATTGAAACATCAGATAAAAAAGTTAAACAAGCAGCACAAAAGATAAAATCAAGAATAGCCTCTGACCAGAAAAAAATACAAAAAGTAGAGTCACAAGCAAAAAATATAGAAAAAGAAATAAGAATATTAGTTAAGGCAAATACAAGTCTACAAGATGGTAACAACGGGATAAAAAGTGATAATGAGCGAGCAAAACACAAAACACAAATAACAAAAAATATAGAAAAAATAAAGCAATTTGAAAAAAAGTTAACAGATAAAAAAAATGAAGCAGATAAGTTATCTCAAGAAATAGATAGTTTAGTAAATGAATTAGTTTTAACAAAACCTCAAGAAAAAGCTCCGGTTACAGAGACAACGATAGCTGGACCATTCTTAAATCAGCAAAGAAAATTGGATGTGTTTAATCAACAGCAGAGAGTCAATGCTGTTAGAAAAGCTGTAGTTGATAAAAAGAAAGCGCAAGCAGAGCAAGTAAAAAGAAATAGTGCAGATACGAAAAAACTCATAGCTCAAATAAAGCAAGCTCAATTAGAACAAAATCAACAACATATTGCTGAAGAACGCAAAAGAAAATTAGATAAACGCGAAACAATAAAGATTGAAAATAAATCAAAAGCAGATAAAGTTAGAAAAGAAAAAACCTTGTTGCAGAAGATAAAATTAACTAAAACTGAAGAAGAAAAGAAAACTGCTAACGACAAAAAGGTTAGAACCATAGCAGAAAAGACAAGAAAAGAAAGAAATAAACAAGCAGAAAAGGCTGAAGAGATAAGAAATATAAAATTGACAGTTTCAGAGCAACTGACACAAATGTTGGATTATAAGAAGAAAGTGCAGGAAGCGGAAAAAATAGAAGCAAAAAATAAAGTATCAGCAAAAATAAAAAAAGAACTAAAAAATATAGAAAAATTAGTAAGTAAGGCAGAAAAAACAGTAAGTGATTTAGAAACAGAAACAAGTAGAACAGCATTACGAGCAATGCAAGATAAAATGAATGATTATTCTAAACAATTATATAAGATAGAGGATAAGATAAAGTTATTAACTCCTGTTGTTTATAATTCTAAAGATTCTATTTATAAGCAGCCGCCAAAAGCGAAGCCAGACATGCTATTAACTAGTCGAATTCAGGGAACTTTAGGCAAGCAACTTGATGAGAAAGATGGGTACTTAGTCCCAAACCAAGCTCATTCACAAATTTATACAACAGTGTTGCCGGATCAAACAGTAGTAGACCTTAAAAGTATGGATTTAGGCTTTGTAAGTTTAGGTAAAGAAACAGATACAGATGTTGGATTTAATCCAAGTTGGGGTGAAGGTACATATTTACAAGTTGGAAAAGAACCTTCGTCTGAAGTGGCTGCTTTGAAAGCTTTAGGGTATCAAGATAATATTAATCAGCAATTAGATACAATTGCTAGAGCAGATAGTATAGAACATCCTATATTATTTCAGAACCTATTAAAAGATTTAGAAAGAAAAAAGCAAGAAGCTCAGCTGGTAGCAGAGCAAGCTATTGTACATGTAACACATAATCCAAATGATAATAAAGCAAAAGAGCAAGCAGCATTAGTGAGCAAATTATTGGAAAAATATAATACGGATATAAAATTAGTTAAAAAAGCTTTAGAGGATAACAAAGAAAATAATAGAAGAAATAATAATATACAAAAACCATTAGAGCACTTAGATCCAGTACTTGAAGCAAAGCTTGTACCTCTAAGAGAATATGATGCTGTACCTGAGGAATCTCAAAAATTAATTGCTTCTAAGAGAGATACGGAAGGACAATACTTTGTACTTGAAGATAACCCAAAACCTGAGAAATTAACTATAGAGCATATGGCGCCACAAAAAAAACAGTCACAATTAGAACAAGATATAGAAGCCATAGATTCTTTATTTCAATCTGCTATATATTCAGACACAGGATGCTCAGAGTTATCACGCTCATCTTCAGTTGACAACATAAACAGTGTATCTAGTGGTATTGATTCGAATGATTCAACAACATCAATCAGAAATAAAATAGCTGTTTTGCAGGCATATCAAATAGCAGTAACGGTTAAAAGGCAAGAACTAGAACAATTACCAAGTACAAGCTCAGGAGTTGATCAAACTTCTCAGCAAATTAAAGAGCTAAAAGAAGAAGAACTAACTATGCATGATATTATAAATGCATGTATAGCAGATCCATCAAAATTAAATAATGTTTCTCTTGAAGAAATAAATGATGCACTTAAAAAAGTGAGTGCAGGGAGTTCCAGATCAGTTATTAATATTCTTGAATCTAAAGACCTGGAAGATCCTGACTCTACTTTGGATGCAACATCACAGAAAATGTTAAGTTCAAACAATGATGATACAACTATAAATTCTTTGCAATCAGAAGAGAAACAATCATCAGAAGATGAAGAGTCAATAGACACAGGTATTCAAAAAGCAGAAGATAAAGGATTACCTGCTACACTACCTATATCAAGTAATGAGTATAAATTAATATTAAGTGATGATAGTGAAGATGAAGATAACGATTATGACTCAGGAATAGGTTCAGAATCTGAAGATAACGATTATGACTCAGGAATAGCTTCAGAATCTGAAGACAACGATCATGACTCAGGAATAGGTTCAGAATCTGAAGATAACGATTATGACTCAGGAATAGCTTCAGAATCTGAAGATAATGATCATGACTCAGGAATAGGTTCAGAATCTGAAGATGAATTAGTAGATCAATTACCTGATGACTCTAGAGAGGATAATCTTACAACAACAGAATTTGATACAGTTACTTCTCTTAAACAGGAAGTAATAGAAGAAGCAAAAAAGAGTATTGCAGCAATTGCTCCTACCCTTAATCAAGGAGTTCAAGTCGTTAAAAATATAAGTAAGTCTATTCTTAGTGCAAGGTTAGATTCCTCTGAAGCTCTTAATGCCGTTGCATCCGGTGATGAAGAAGATTTTCGTATAAAAAGAGGTTTATGGATTCGTGGTATGTACGGCACTAATAATCATGGACGTGTTGACAATATGACCGGTTATAGAGGTATTAATAAAGCTGCTACTATCGGCTTTGACATTGAAATCGATAATAATATTGTAGGTATAGCTTATAGTAATGTTTATTCAGTATTTAAATTTAAAAATAGTAAAAATAATGACAAAGAATTTATTAAGAGTCATGTAGTTTCTATTTACGGACAAAAAGAATTACCGAAGAATTTTTTAGTACAAGCCTTAGTATCTGCTTCTAAAAACTTTATTAAAGATAAGACGACTTATTCATACGGTGGTATTAAAATTAGAAGTAATGTAAAGCATCGTAATCATAGTTATAATGCGGAAGCATTACTAAATTATAATTATCTTGTTAAAAACAATCTCATTATTACTCCAAATATTGGCTTAAGATACGGCAAGTCACGAGACGGGGTATACAATGAAACTGGTATTAATGTACAAGAAATAGCTCTTACAATGAAAGAGAATAATATATTGTCCGGAATTGTTGGTACTAAAGTTAAAGTACCTTTGAAAGATGCTTTAAAATTTCATAATTTAGGGCTAATATTCCAAGGAGCTGTAGAGCATAATTTTAAAGAGAAAACCCAAAGAATAAATAGAGTTGTTAAAATATTTGATAATACATTCAAGCAAAATTATCTAATACCAAAACAAGCAAAAACATCCTATAATTTAGGAGCAGGGGTTATGGGAATTATAAAAAATACTACTATTTCTTTGGATTATAATTATTATCTAAATAAACATTATCGAAGTCATCAAGGTAGCATTAAGCTTAAGGTAAACCTATAA
- the clpB gene encoding ATP-dependent chaperone ClpB: MNIDKFTAHAKSVIVSSQSLAAKNDHQQILPLHLLSSLLSEETGIIRSIINNIGGDLNIIHSQVKAELNKIPQVQVAGGGQVYSSAEALKVLEKASSLAKDSSDSFVTIERVLEALTYDNTIAGKILVNNGVGSKKVAASILQLRKGKRADTESAENSYNALKKYGRDITELAERCMLDPIIGRDEEIRRTVQVLSRRMKNNPVLIGEPGVGKTAIIEGLAQRIFSKDVPESLMNCCIIELDMGALIAGAKYRGEFEERLKAVLSEIKESSGEIILFIDELHLLVGTGKTDGAMDASNLLKPMLARGELHCIGATTLDEYCKYIEKDAALARRFQPVYVSEPTVEDTISILRGIKEKYELHHAVQISDSAIVAAATLSNRYITDRYLPDKAIDLIDEACSRMKIELSSKPEELDELDRRIIQIKIELAALKKENDEHSKKKITHLTEELEKLESKSYDMNAKWQAEKSKLQQAQKLKEELERARIDLERAERDANLAKASELKYGIIPEIMKKIQEAESMDNKGLLKEIVLESDIASIISRITGIPIDTMLSSERERLLVMEQKLRESVIGQDEAIKGVSDAVRRSRAGIQDINRPLGSFLFLGPTGVGKTELTKALANFLFDDRNAILRIDMSEYMEKHTISRLIGAPPGYIGYDQGGALTEAVRRRPYQVILFDEVEKAHHDIFNIMLQILDEGRLTDSQGITVDFKNTIIVLTSNLGAEILVNQKEGEDSYKVKNKVMEYVRAVFKPEFLNRLDEIILFHRLNRNNIHDIVKIQLESLKKILLAQNITIEFDESALNYLATKGYDPSFGARPLKRLIQREIQNNLAKLILAGEISSGKTVKISREKEELRISLVN, encoded by the coding sequence ATGAACATTGATAAATTTACTGCACATGCTAAATCAGTGATAGTTAGTAGCCAATCGCTTGCTGCTAAAAACGATCATCAACAAATATTACCTTTGCATTTATTATCTAGTCTTTTAAGTGAGGAAACAGGCATTATCAGGAGTATTATTAATAATATCGGTGGTGATTTAAATATAATACACTCTCAAGTCAAAGCAGAGCTAAATAAAATACCGCAAGTACAAGTTGCAGGCGGAGGACAAGTTTATTCTTCTGCTGAAGCTCTTAAAGTTTTAGAAAAAGCGAGTAGCCTTGCTAAAGATAGTAGTGATAGTTTTGTAACCATAGAGCGTGTACTTGAAGCATTAACTTATGATAATACTATAGCCGGTAAAATTTTAGTGAATAATGGAGTTGGTAGTAAAAAAGTAGCAGCTAGCATTTTGCAGCTTCGTAAAGGTAAAAGAGCTGATACTGAGTCAGCAGAGAATAGCTATAATGCTCTAAAAAAATACGGTAGAGACATAACAGAGTTGGCAGAAAGGTGTATGCTTGATCCAATAATTGGGCGTGATGAAGAAATAAGAAGAACTGTGCAGGTACTATCACGCCGCATGAAAAATAATCCTGTATTGATTGGTGAGCCTGGAGTTGGTAAAACTGCTATAATTGAAGGTTTAGCTCAAAGAATTTTTAGCAAAGATGTACCTGAATCACTTATGAACTGCTGTATTATTGAGCTTGATATGGGAGCATTAATAGCAGGAGCTAAATATCGAGGCGAATTTGAGGAGCGTCTTAAAGCAGTACTTAGTGAAATCAAAGAATCAAGTGGTGAGATTATTTTATTTATCGATGAATTGCATCTATTAGTCGGTACCGGTAAAACCGACGGTGCTATGGATGCCTCGAATTTACTAAAGCCGATGCTTGCTCGTGGTGAGCTACACTGCATTGGTGCTACTACTTTAGATGAATATTGTAAATATATTGAGAAGGATGCCGCACTTGCCCGCCGTTTTCAGCCTGTTTATGTGAGTGAGCCGACTGTTGAGGATACTATATCAATACTTAGAGGCATTAAAGAAAAATATGAATTACATCATGCTGTGCAAATTTCCGACAGTGCAATAGTTGCAGCAGCTACGCTTTCAAATCGTTATATTACTGATCGTTATTTACCTGATAAAGCTATTGATTTGATCGATGAGGCTTGTAGCCGTATGAAAATAGAATTGTCAAGTAAACCTGAAGAGCTTGATGAATTAGATCGTCGTATTATTCAGATAAAAATTGAGCTTGCAGCACTTAAAAAGGAAAATGACGAGCATTCTAAAAAGAAAATTACCCATTTAACAGAAGAACTCGAAAAGTTGGAATCTAAATCATATGATATGAATGCTAAATGGCAGGCGGAAAAGTCTAAATTACAGCAAGCCCAAAAACTTAAGGAAGAGTTAGAACGAGCAAGAATTGATCTAGAGCGTGCTGAGCGTGATGCTAATCTTGCTAAAGCTAGTGAATTAAAATACGGAATTATACCTGAGATTATGAAAAAAATTCAGGAAGCCGAAAGTATGGATAATAAAGGGTTGTTAAAAGAAATTGTATTGGAAAGTGATATAGCAAGTATTATCTCTCGTATTACCGGAATCCCAATTGATACTATGCTGTCAAGTGAGCGTGAGCGTTTGCTTGTAATGGAGCAGAAATTACGAGAATCGGTTATAGGCCAGGATGAAGCGATTAAAGGTGTTAGTGATGCAGTTAGAAGATCACGTGCAGGTATTCAGGATATTAACCGTCCGCTTGGTTCGTTCTTATTCTTAGGACCGACTGGTGTCGGTAAAACAGAGCTTACCAAAGCATTAGCTAATTTTCTTTTTGATGATCGTAATGCAATACTGCGTATAGATATGTCGGAATATATGGAGAAGCATACTATTTCTCGTCTGATAGGAGCTCCTCCAGGCTATATCGGATATGATCAGGGTGGCGCACTAACAGAAGCAGTAAGACGCCGTCCTTATCAGGTAATATTATTTGATGAAGTGGAAAAAGCACATCATGATATTTTTAATATTATGCTGCAAATACTTGATGAGGGAAGATTAACCGATAGTCAAGGTATAACAGTTGATTTTAAAAATACTATTATAGTTTTAACATCTAATTTAGGTGCAGAAATACTTGTTAACCAAAAAGAAGGTGAAGATAGTTATAAAGTTAAGAATAAGGTTATGGAGTATGTTAGAGCAGTATTTAAACCTGAGTTTTTAAATAGGCTAGATGAGATTATATTATTTCATCGCCTAAATCGTAACAATATTCACGATATTGTTAAGATTCAACTTGAAAGCTTGAAGAAAATTTTACTAGCACAAAATATTACTATTGAATTTGATGAATCTGCCTTAAATTATTTAGCTACAAAAGGCTATGATCCAAGTTTTGGAGCTAGACCATTAAAACGCCTTATCCAGCGAGAAATACAAAATAATTTAGCTAAGCTGATTTTAGCAGGTGAAATAAGTAGTGGTAAAACGGTTAAAATAAGTAGAGAAAAAGAAGAGCTAAGGATAAGTCTTGTGAATTAA
- a CDS encoding DUF5424 family protein translates to MSTNNYENIYKAFNCFSEATNSAYSAVNNFLELPNVFHKYSTVISLILSKTAKLDSNMTNIIKNGFIIYEISTTLIGAVNTVYNDKKLVDKILKDGQNAINKLIETTSYLSPIVKDITNSYLVDPYKEEKTLLFDLQIPNSTDTGDYKLSGELINLAEIESC, encoded by the coding sequence ATGAGTACTAATAATTATGAAAACATATATAAAGCATTTAATTGTTTTTCAGAAGCAACAAATTCTGCCTATTCAGCTGTAAATAATTTTTTAGAATTACCTAATGTATTTCATAAATATTCTACTGTTATTTCTTTAATTCTTTCTAAAACAGCAAAATTAGACTCTAATATGACCAATATAATTAAAAATGGTTTTATTATATATGAGATATCAACAACCTTAATAGGTGCCGTAAATACTGTTTATAATGATAAAAAACTAGTTGATAAAATATTAAAAGACGGACAAAATGCTATTAATAAACTTATAGAAACAACAAGCTACTTATCGCCAATAGTTAAAGATATTACAAACTCTTACTTAGTTGATCCGTATAAAGAAGAAAAAACACTATTATTTGATTTACAAATTCCTAACTCTACTGATACTGGTGATTATAAATTATCAGGAGAATTAATAAATTTAGCTGAGATTGAAAGTTGTTAA
- the tsaD gene encoding tRNA (adenosine(37)-N6)-threonylcarbamoyltransferase complex transferase subunit TsaD codes for MIKILGIESSCDDTAAAIITENREILSNIIISQNTEHAVFGGVVPEIAARSHLSNLDKALKSALKESNTKLTDISAIAATSGPGLIGGVMVGSMFARSLSSALKKPFIAINHLEGHALTARLTNNIPYPYLLLLASGGHCQFVAILGLRKYKILGSTIDDAIGEAFDKVAKMLNLAFPGGPEIEKRAKFGNSHKYKFPKPIINSGNCNMSFSGLKTAVHTLIMSLKEINDTVVNDIAASFQFTIGEILSSKVQDAVRAYEQMINNCDKKNIVIAGGVAANKYLQKILSNCAQTYGYQLIYPPIHLCTDNAAMIAYAGLERYNNKLFTSLNFCPKARWSLEEI; via the coding sequence ATGATAAAAATTTTAGGTATAGAATCAAGTTGTGATGATACAGCTGCTGCTATAATCACCGAAAATCGAGAAATCTTGTCTAATATAATCATTTCACAAAATACAGAACATGCAGTTTTTGGAGGGGTAGTACCTGAGATTGCTGCACGTTCTCATTTATCAAATCTAGATAAAGCATTAAAAAGTGCCTTAAAAGAAAGTAATACTAAATTAACGGATATTAGTGCAATTGCCGCAACTTCCGGTCCCGGTTTAATCGGCGGTGTTATGGTGGGTTCAATGTTTGCAAGATCACTAAGCAGCGCTTTAAAAAAACCCTTTATTGCAATTAATCATTTAGAAGGTCATGCCTTAACCGCAAGATTAACCAATAATATCCCTTATCCTTATTTACTCTTACTAGCTTCAGGTGGGCATTGCCAATTTGTAGCAATCTTAGGACTCAGAAAATATAAAATACTAGGATCTACTATAGATGATGCCATAGGCGAAGCCTTTGACAAGGTAGCCAAAATGTTAAATTTAGCTTTTCCCGGAGGACCTGAAATTGAGAAAAGAGCAAAATTTGGTAATTCTCATAAATATAAATTTCCAAAACCTATAATTAACAGCGGTAATTGCAATATGTCCTTTTCAGGACTTAAAACTGCCGTACATACTTTAATAATGAGCCTAAAGGAAATTAATGATACTGTAGTTAATGATATAGCAGCAAGTTTTCAGTTCACAATAGGAGAAATTCTCAGTAGTAAGGTACAGGATGCTGTTAGAGCATATGAACAAATGATAAATAATTGTGATAAGAAAAATATAGTAATTGCCGGCGGTGTGGCTGCTAATAAATATTTACAAAAAATATTAAGTAATTGTGCTCAAACATATGGTTATCAGCTTATTTATCCACCTATCCACTTATGCACCGATAATGCTGCAATGATTGCATACGCAGGACTTGAGCGTTACAATAATAAGTTATTTACTTCTTTGAATTTCTGTCCAAAAGCTAGGTGGAGCTTGGAAGAAATATAG
- a CDS encoding acyl-CoA desaturase, producing MLSKLNKPALFSLIFYPILIISLIVKYSFDYGIGLAEVILIIASYYVNNITVGIGLHRLWSHNSYKINKYAEFILVMLSAGTLQGPALSWASNHYKHHAFTDKDQDPHTPLKFDNKFLGFMWSHIGWMLVGSGSYKSIDRITWAKHGKNNLLKWQLKYYWQIAAFMNIVVPLFIGYLVNGTMQSAYAGFLFMGLGRFLQQQATFCVNSLCHFAGSKKYYKGTAGDIWWMALFLLGENWHNYHHAFPSDYRNGAKWYHFDVHKWIIFLMSKVGLASELELTTKVRIQAKMQETLRYLSEKQKQKLSLMQTKVDQLLENLCFKIKELEESSITIKEQFKKSFVEIQESLKNLAEQISSATQVTEKSSERLLKIVNKKIIDAEQSIYKLYNQLNTLKVSS from the coding sequence ATGTTAAGTAAACTAAATAAACCTGCTTTATTTTCTTTAATATTTTATCCTATTTTGATTATATCTCTTATAGTTAAATATTCATTTGATTATGGAATAGGATTAGCTGAAGTTATTCTTATAATTGCTAGCTATTATGTTAATAATATTACCGTTGGAATCGGTTTACATAGGCTATGGTCTCATAATTCTTATAAAATAAATAAATATGCTGAGTTTATTTTAGTTATGCTGTCTGCAGGAACATTACAAGGACCGGCTTTATCTTGGGCATCAAATCATTATAAACATCACGCTTTTACAGATAAAGATCAAGACCCGCATACTCCTTTAAAATTTGACAATAAATTCTTAGGTTTTATGTGGTCTCATATAGGGTGGATGTTAGTTGGAAGCGGTAGCTATAAATCTATTGATCGCATTACTTGGGCTAAGCATGGGAAGAACAATTTATTAAAATGGCAGCTAAAATATTATTGGCAAATAGCAGCCTTTATGAATATTGTTGTACCTTTATTTATCGGTTATTTAGTTAACGGCACTATGCAATCAGCATATGCAGGATTTTTATTTATGGGACTCGGTAGATTCCTGCAACAGCAAGCAACATTCTGCGTCAATTCTTTATGCCATTTTGCTGGTAGTAAAAAATATTATAAAGGCACTGCTGGAGACATTTGGTGGATGGCATTATTCTTACTCGGTGAAAATTGGCACAATTACCATCATGCTTTTCCTTCAGATTATCGTAACGGTGCAAAATGGTATCATTTTGATGTTCACAAATGGATAATATTTTTAATGAGTAAAGTCGGGTTAGCTTCAGAACTCGAACTTACCACAAAAGTGCGGATACAGGCAAAAATGCAAGAAACTTTAAGATATCTTAGCGAAAAACAAAAGCAAAAATTGAGCCTAATGCAAACTAAAGTAGATCAGCTTCTAGAAAATTTATGCTTTAAAATTAAGGAACTTGAAGAATCATCTATTACAATTAAAGAACAATTTAAAAAATCTTTTGTAGAAATACAAGAATCGCTTAAAAATTTAGCGGAGCAAATAAGTTCTGCAACACAAGTAACAGAAAAATCTTCAGAAAGATTACTAAAAATAGTTAATAAAAAAATTATTGATGCTGAACAATCTATTTATAAGCTGTATAATCAATTAAATACCTTAAAGGTATCTAGTTAA
- the rpsF gene encoding 30S ribosomal protein S6: MSFYESVFIIRQDVSLNDIDKIVDDFAKIIKDNNGTIIKKEYWGLRTLAYKIGNSKKGHYYFLGLDITRNVKEEIERKMKLNENIIRFLTIKADSISSEPSPILKNQSTENTLVIDVTANN, from the coding sequence ATGAGCTTTTATGAATCAGTTTTTATTATACGACAAGATGTGTCATTAAACGATATAGATAAAATTGTTGATGATTTTGCTAAAATTATTAAAGATAATAATGGCACTATCATAAAAAAAGAATATTGGGGGTTAAGAACTTTAGCTTATAAAATCGGTAATAGTAAAAAAGGACATTATTATTTTTTAGGTTTAGACATTACTAGGAATGTAAAAGAAGAAATAGAAAGAAAAATGAAGCTTAATGAAAATATCATTAGATTTCTTACAATTAAAGCAGATTCAATTAGTAGTGAACCTTCGCCGATATTAAAAAATCAGAGTACAGAGAATACTCTGGTAATTGATGTAACAGCTAATAATTAA
- the rpsR gene encoding 30S ribosomal protein S18, whose amino-acid sequence MLKSNNASETAISKMGDKTNKKVFFRRRKGCPLSVPNAPIIDYKNPELLIKFVSEGGRMLPSRITNVCAKKQRKLNNAIKIARILALLPFVFQAK is encoded by the coding sequence ATGTTAAAAAGTAATAATGCTAGTGAAACAGCTATAAGCAAAATGGGAGATAAAACTAATAAAAAAGTATTTTTTAGAAGACGTAAAGGATGTCCTCTTTCTGTGCCTAATGCACCTATTATTGATTATAAAAATCCTGAACTTTTAATAAAGTTTGTTTCTGAAGGCGGTAGAATGTTACCAAGCAGGATCACAAATGTTTGTGCAAAAAAACAAAGAAAGTTAAATAATGCTATTAAAATTGCGAGAATTTTAGCGTTATTACCTTTTGTATTTCAAGCTAAATAA